A single genomic interval of Drosophila virilis strain 15010-1051.87 chromosome 2, Dvir_AGI_RSII-ME, whole genome shotgun sequence harbors:
- the Brf gene encoding transcription factor IIIB 90 kDa subunit, with protein sequence MSTGLKCRNCGSNEIEEDNARGDRVCMNCGSVLEDSLIVSEVQFEEMGHGAAAIGQFVSAESSGGATNYGYGKFQVGSGTESREVTIKKAKRDITLLCQQLQLTQHYADTALNFFKMALHRHLTRGRKSTHIYAACVYMTCRTEGTSHLLIDISDVQQICSYELGRTYLKLSHALCINIPSVDPCLYIMRFANRLQLGPKTHEVSMTALRIVQRMKKDCMHSGRRPTGLCGAALLIAARMHEFSRTLADVIGVVKIHESTLRKRLSEFAETPSGGLTLEEFMTVDLEREQDPPSFKAARIKDRELIQNMGVHELTELQKEIDAHLEKDIGKYTESVLRKVTKGKKEESAQSSKHNQMSETELEMQESREFIEASNAEAIQEFIVNNTDTDSKPQAVMTSAVIEGLRPDIEAICRVTESELEDVERAKQPMETELFVDDLNDEELDQYVLTEQEADTKLSMWKNLNAEFLREQKEREERLAKEREEGKPEKKKRKPRKKVIGPSSTAGEAIEKMLQEKKISSKINYDILKTLTEGMGSFSGEGETAEDAPKPKTLEELEQTPVIVEEGPISSKNSRGKPNYDMPGPSRKRVKVEAGLPVIEPEEQLEAKPEIALEPDELDEDAEAEDADAEAEPEPEPEATLQDMLNQGAGDDDDEFGYGFDEEEEY encoded by the exons ATGTCAACGGGATTAAAGTGTCGCAACTGCGGATCTAATGAGATCGAGGAGGATAATGCACGCGGCGATCGCG TCTGCATGAACTGCGGCTCTGTGCTGGAGGATTCGCTCATTGTTTCCGAGGTGCAGTTCGAAGAAATGGGCCACGGCGCCGCCGCCATTGGACAGTTTGTTTCCGCCGAGTCCTCGGGCGGAGCCACAAATTATGGATATGGCAAATTCCAAGTTGGCTCCGGCACAGAGTCTCGCGAGGTAACAATCAAGAAGGCTAAGCGCGACATTACGCTCTtgtgccagcagctgcagctgacgcAGCATTACGCAGACACTGCTCTCAACTTCTTTAAGATGGCGCTGCATCGTCACCTGACGCGAGGCCGCAAGAGCACCCACATCTATGCTGCTTGCGTGTACATGACCTGCCGCACCGAGGGCACGTCAC ATCTTCTTATCGACATAAGTGATGTACAGCAGATTTGCTCATACGAGCTTGGACGCACTTACTTGAAGCTGTCACATGCCTTGTGCATTAATATACCATCCGTGG ATCCCTGTCTGTACATCATGCGCTTCGCGAACCGGCTGCAGTTGGGGCCCAAGACCCATGAGGTGTCCATGACGGCGCTGCGCATTGTACAGCGCATGAAGAAGGACTGTATGCACTCGGGACGTCGACCCACAGGACTCTGCGGAGCAG CACTGTTGATTGCCGCTCGCATGCACGAGTTTAGCCGCACCCTTGCAGATGTCATCGGTGTAGTTAAAATACATGAGTCCACGCTGCGCAAGCGCCTTTCCGAGTTCGCTGAGACACCGTCCGGTGGTCTGACATTGGAGGAGTTCATGACCGTCGACTTGGAGCGTGAACAGGACCCGCCCTCGTTTAAGGCAGCGCGAATTAAGGATCGCGAACTCATACAAAAT ATGGGCGTGCATGAGCTGACGGAGCTGCAGAAGGAGATCGATGCGCATTTGGAAAAAGATATTGGCAAATACACTGAAAGCGTTTTGCGAAAAGTGACAAAGGGCAAGAAGGAAGAGTCTGCACAGTCAAGCAAACATAATCAGATGTCGGAAACGGAACTTGAAATGCAAGAGTCCAGAGAATTCATTGAGGCATCCAATGCCGAAGCTATTCAAGAGTTTATTGTAAACAACACCGATACGGACTCTAAACCCCAAGCAGTTATGACCAGCGCCGTAATCGAGGGTCTGCGTCCCGACATCGAGGCCATTTGCCGTGTAACCGAAAGTGAGCTGGAGGACGTAGAGCGCGCCAAGCAGCCAATGGAGACTGAGTTATTTGTTGACGACTTGAACGATGAGGAGCTTGATCAGTATGTGCTAACGGAACAGGAGGCCGACACTAAACTAAGCATGTGGAAGAATTTAAACGCAGAGTTTCTGCGCGAGCAAAAGGAGCGAGAGGAACGGCTGGCCAAGGAGCGTGAGGAGGGCAAGCCtgagaagaagaagcgcaaACCTAGGAAGAAGGTCATCGGGCCATCGTCTACCGCTGGCGAAGCCATCGAGAAGATGCTGCAGGAGAAAAAGATCTCCAGTAAAATCAATTACGACATCCTAAAGACTCTAACAGAAGGCATGGGCTCGTTTTCGGGCGAGGGTGAGACAGCTGAAGATGCTCCTAAGCCGAAGACATTGGAGGAGCTGGAGCAGACTCCCGTCATTGTGGAGGAGGGACCCATCTCAAGCAAAAACAGCCGCGGCAAACCAAACTACGATATGCCAGGACCCAGTCGAAAGCGCGTCAAAGTGGAGGCTGGCCTGCCCGTCATTGAGCCCGAGGAGCAGCTGGAGGCCAAACCAGAGATTGCGCTGGAACCAG ATGAGCTGGACGAGGATGCTGAAGCTGAGGATGCCGATGCCGAAGCCGAACCAGAGCCGGAACCAGAGGCCACGCTGCAGGATATGCTAAACCAGGGCGCTGGAGATGACGATGATGAGTTTGGCTATGGCTTTGACGAGGAGGAGGAATACTAA
- the CREG gene encoding protein CREG1 produces MHIGCQQLLLLLVACVFLSHAQAYSALEDARIIAEYKRQLELNHAKIARQLVHRANWASVGSISTNQAVKDYPMVNIISIDDNGLDGNSTGVIRFLLTDLDFTGPDWQNNNKVTFMFTDEQTLNCKNANKDPMEPTCARVIISGQVKKLPDDAPSYNPAMNIFINRHPAAAKWIIEHHFYLCELNIRNIFVLDFYGGPHQVNASDYYAIKI; encoded by the exons ATGCATATTGGGtgtcagcagctgctgcttttacTGGTTGCCTGTGTATTCCTTAGCCATGCGCAGGCCTACTCGGCTCTTGAGGATGCTCGGATTATTGCTGAATATAAGCGGCAGCTGGAACTAAATCATGCCAAGATCGCGCGCCAACTGGTGCACCGTGCCAATTGGGCGTCTGTGGGCAGCATTTCAACTAACCAAGCTGTGAAAGACTATCCCATGGTTAATATTATATCGATCGATGACAATGGTCTTGATGGCAACTCCACGGGCGTAATACGATTTTTGCTAACCGATTTGGACTTTACGGGCCCAGACTggcaaaacaataacaaggTGACTTTCATGTTTACGGATGAGCAAACGCTGAACTGCAAGAATGCCAACAAGGATCCCATGGAGCCAACCTGTGCGCGTGTCATCATCAGCGGTCAAGTGAAAAAG CTCCCAGACGATGCACCAAGCTATAATCCCGcaatgaacatttttattaatcgTCATCCAGCGGCGGCCAAGTGGATAATTG AGCATCATTTCTATCTGTGCGAACTGAACATAAGGAACATATTTGTGCTGGACTTCTATGGTGGGCCGCACCAGGTCAACGCCTCGGACTATTACGCTATTAAGATTTAA
- the sds22 gene encoding protein phosphatase 1 regulatory subunit 7, with amino-acid sequence MSMADGDSAIPISGEAKPTAGMQIIPGELVASIEEIVMIDPECYELDLNHRRIDKLENFEPLKQIERLYLRWNLIKKIENLDMLKTLLELELYDNQITKIENLDKLVNLEILDLSFNRLTKIENLDKLLKLEKLYFVANKLTVIENVGMLTNLTMLELGDNKLKKIENIETLVNLRQLFLGKNKIAKIENLDTLVNLEILSLQANRIVKIENLEKLTNLKELYISENGIETIENLSENKNLDTLDLAKNRLKLIGNLEALEQLEEIWLNDNGIDNWKNLEVLKMNKSLQTIYLEHNPVATDIRYRSKLRDILPHLQKIDATLCVLPGAHA; translated from the coding sequence ATGAGTATGGCTGACGGCGATAGTGCAATCCCTATAAGTGGAGAGGCTAAGCCAACAGCCGGCATGCAGATAATACCTGGAGAGCTGGTGGCTTCAATTGAGGAAATCGTTATGATTGATCCCGAATGCTATGAACTGGATCTGAATCATCGCCGCATAGATAAGCTGGAGAATTTCGAGCCACTTAAACAGATCGAACGTTTGTATCTGCGATGGAATCTGATCAAGAAGATTGAGAACCTGGATATGCTGAAAACCCTTTTGGAGCTGGAACTGTACGATAATCAGATCACAAAAATTGAGAATCTGGACAAGCTTGTTAACCTGGAAATACTGGATCTCAGCTTCAATCGGCTAACCAAAATTGAGAACTTAGACAAGCTGCTCAAGCTTGAGAAGCTCTATTTTGTGGCAAACAAACTCACCGTAATCGAGAACGTCGGCATGCTGACTAATCTGACCATGCTGGAGCTTGGTGACAACAAGCTTAAGAAAATAGAGAACATCGAGACATTGGTGAATTTACGACAGCTGTTTCTGGGCAAGAACAAAATagctaaaattgaaaatctcgATACGCTAGTCAATCTGGAGATATTGAGTCTGCAGGCCAATCGTATAGTTAAGATTGAAAACTTGGAGAAACTGACCAATTTGAAGGAGCTATACATATCCGAAAACGGCATAGAAACCATAGAGAATCTGTCGGAGAACAAAAACCTGGACACACTAGATCTAGCTAAGAACAGGTTGAAGCTAATTGGCAACTTGGAGGCCCTCGAGCAGCTGGAGGAGATCTGGCTGAATGACAATGGCATCGACAACTGGAAGAACCTTGAAGTGCTCAAGATGAACAAGTCGTTGCAGACCATCTATTTGGAACACAATCCAGTGGCGACAGATATACGCTATCGTTCCAAATTGCGCGATATCTTACCCCACTTGCAGAAAATTGATGCCACCCTGTGCGTGCTGCCGGGCGCACACGCGTAA